A stretch of DNA from Coccidioides posadasii str. Silveira chromosome 4, complete sequence:
AGTAAATAAACGAGCAGCTAGAGCTCAAAGATGATACGGGCATAGGAATTCAGCCGACCGAGCTTGCTGAAAAAGCTTCACATCTTCCAATCATTGGAAGAGCAACGGACCACTCCTGGGAACTCCAAACCACAAAGCCTATTGCTTGCCCAACCCGGTCATGGATTCGTTTTTGGGGTGGGGGAGGATGTGATTAATGGCCGAAGAGTCCCGGAGAGTCGGTTCCCAGATTTTTGGGGGCTGGTTAACCATCCCCAGGTCGCTACCACGAGCTTTGAAGTGCAGACTTGACGCATCCAAACCTTGGACGATAAGTACACTTGGAGGGTTAAACTAAGGATCGGAGAATGAAGTGTTGGTCTGATGGCGGAAGTCATTCCCTTAATCTCATTCGCATTTTGACAATCTGCCTCACGCTAACAATTAGCGGTAGCAATATGTATCTTCACGTCAATGTCAAACCCGAGATAAAGTTTGATTTTTTGACATAGGTTTTGAAGACAGAGGAAAAGGCAAGGAAGATGTGGTGTTGGCTTCTGGAATTATACCACCACTAGGCCTCATGTGATTTAGAGCCTAGGCACTGGGGTGAGCTCTATCCTGTCGCTCGTAGAGAGTGAATTCTCATAAAAGGGATGGTTACGGATCTGGTGATGAGGTGCCTAGGGACCCGCGAACATGATGAACAGGGAGGATTCAAAATTCGTCCTTCGCACCCAAGTAATTTCGACAAGGTTAGCTCAGGAGGGGAGGCTGTCGCATCCACTTATGCCAGATTGATTGGAGACAAGGGGAATTTAAGACGGAATGCCGCTGTAGGCCGGGAATGTATCTGATTGGATCATCTTTGTTGGTAATGATGGACTCTTGACTGTCGGACGGAGGGTCCCAAATATATCAGCCTTGCTGTTATACGATGACACTGAGAGAGTTGTCGCTTATAACAACTGTACTCTTGTCCTACCAATGTCTAACGGTAATCTTTAAGAGACGATAGCATCGAGCATGGCATACACGTTCACTGTCGCACGCATGTCCATTATAGGCTATATCGTCGGCACCTTGGTCTATCGTTTATATTTTTCTCCATTGTCGAAAATCCCTGGGTCAAAGCTCGCTGCGGCAACGTTATGGTACGAGTTCTATTATGACGTTATTTTAGGCGGCCAGTATACGTTCAAAATaaaggagctgcatcaaaaGCATGGTTCGAACCACGTTCATTGGGGACACGGCATGTTGAGCTTCAACGTCCGGACTGATAGCAGTGTAGGGCCTATAATTCAAATTAGTCCGTACGAGGTGCATATCGATGACCCGGAATATTATCATACGCTGTATTCACACCGTTGTCCGCGGGATAAATGTGATTATCATGTTAAACCATTCAACCTCCCAAAATCGTCGTTCGGAACTGAAAGCGCTCGAGTGCACCGTCTCCGACGAGGTGCGATGAACCCTTTTTTTTCACGAGGATTTGTGTTGAAACATGAATCACTGGTCCAGGACTTGGTTCAAAAGTTTTGTCGTCGAGTTGAAGAGTTTGCGCGAGACGAGGAAATtgtccctctctctcttggaTTCACATGCCTCACCAGACGTGATCACATCATTTGTAGTGAACCGGTCGTATCGATATTTAGAGGCATCGGATTGGCATCCACATTGGGGACAGACATTGAAAGACGCCTCAAAGCTTTCAGTGATAACGAAACAGGTGGCGTGGACACTGCCAATCCCCAAATGCTTTCCCCAGTCGTGGGCCAAAGCACTGAATCCAGGGCTCGCCCTCTTCTTTGACCTGACCCAACGGACACATCGGCGCATTTTGGAAGTTCTGAAGGAACGAGAGCAGGAGAGGGGGGTGAGTGGCCCCGGAAGAAGGAAGACGCTGATAGATCAACTGCTGGACTCTAAATTGccacaagaagaaaagtCCATGGAGAGGCTTGCCGCGGAGATTCGCTCAGCAATTGGGGCGGGGACGGAGACAACGTCCAACAGCATGACGTATCACCTCCTCGCCAACCCGCAAAAGCTTCAGAGGCTTAGGGATGAGCTGCTCAAGTTGGGTCCCGGACGGGAGGCGAATCTTTGCGAGCTCGAGCAACTGCCGTACCTGGTACGTAGTGCATGATGCGGGAATCCCAAGAAGGGTTTCTCTGCTGACAATTGTGAGTAGTCATCGTGTATCCTTGAAGGGTTGCGGTGCGTATCTGCAGCGCGGCGAGGGAAGCATCTGAGGAGAAGATGTGCTGAGATTACCTCCCCAGGTTATCCTACGGCATTAGTACCCGCCTCCAACGCAAATCAGACCACACAGAGATCGTATACAAAGCATATAGAATTTCTCCCGGGGTATGTATTTGGTCATGTGGAGACTGAGGCAATTTGCTGCAGCACTGACAATGTGGCCACGAGCTAGACTGCTGTTGGGATGACTTCGGTCCTCCAACATCACGATGAAGCCATATTCCCAGATTCCTATGGCTACGTCCCAGAACGTTGGCTAAATACGGAGGAACGGAAACGGTTGGAGAAGTATCTGGTGACGTTTAGCAAGGGACCACAGAGGTGCATCGGGATGAAGTgagttttcttttccctccaAGCAGGATCCGGGACCCCCTCCCTCTTGAGGATGAGCAGAGGTGTTCACGGATGATGGCTGTGGTGATTAGTCTTGCCCTGGCAGAGCTCTACCTCACGGTTACAAACATATTCCGGAAATTCAATCTTGAATTGCACAACACAGGCCGCGACATCGATATCCGATATGATTTATTCATTCCACGACCCAAAAACTTAAAGACAGCTGGTGTACAGGTGCGAGTCAAAGGCCTTGACAATTAATCGCACGATCGGGTTGGTATTCGAGAAACGATTGAGGAGCTCCTCCCTATTAAGAGTGCGTGTCTGTAATCCGAGCTTCGAAGCCATTAGTTTTGCATGGTCATAGCATAGGTAGATATCGGCTTTCTTATCGCTAAAGGCCTTTCCTAACTGCTCCAGGATGCGAATAAGCTCCAATTCCGAACGTATCTTAGTACTCTTAATCTT
This window harbors:
- a CDS encoding uncharacterized protein (EggNog:ENOG410Q5DR~COG:Q~TransMembrane:1 (o6-26i)); this translates as MAYTFTVARMSIIGYIVGTLVYRLYFSPLSKIPGSKLAAATLWYEFYYDVILGGQYTFKIKELHQKHGSNHVHWGHGMLSFNVRTDSSVGPIIQISPYEVHIDDPEYYHTLYSHRCPRDKCDYHVKPFNLPKSSFGTESARVHRLRRDVITSFVVNRSYRYLEASDWHPHWGQTLKDASKLSVITKQVAWTLPIPKCFPQSWAKALNPGLALFFDLTQRTHRRILEVLKEREQERGVSGPGRRKTLIDQLLDSKLPQEEKSMERLAAEIRSAIGAGTETTSNSMTYHLLANPQKLQRLRDELLKLGPGREANLCELEQLPYLSSCILEGLRLSYGISTRLQRKSDHTEIVYKAYRISPGTAVGMTSVLQHHDEAIFPDSYGYVPERWLNTEERKRLEKYLVTFSKGPQRCIGMK
- a CDS encoding uncharacterized protein (EggNog:ENOG410PZTV); the protein is MSAHQTLQGLGDGDESVIPPESDEEMPRHEREESVMAVRCGTCRCNGFEQQLLQKIKSTKIRSELELIRILEQLGKAFSDKKADIYLCYDHAKLMASKLGLQTRTLNREELLNRFSNTNPIVRLIVKAFDSHLYTSCL